Within Deltaproteobacteria bacterium, the genomic segment AACGATTCACAATCGTTGTTGATCGAGATCGCTGAGGCGCTTGATATGTCCGATGGAAACACGCTTCGCCGAAAGGCCCATTCAATGAAAAACTTGGGCCGCAATATATCTTCTCAGTTGTTAATAGACATCGCATTGGAGCTTGAGAAGAATGGAGAAAGGGAGGTTTTTTCCGAGGCAAAAGAGAAATATCCAAAGCTTAGAGAACTTGTGTTTGAACTTCAGAGAGCCGTTCGACTATTTATTGACGAGTCTATTCCGAACTGAAAAATGTGACGGCACATTAGCGCATTTGCCTTCGAATCCTTAGGTAATTCTACTAATTTCGCTAATGTTATAAAAAGCCGTTTTTTTGCGATCTTATTGAATCTCTTGGTTTTTTATGCTAGATACCGACGACAACGACGTTTGTCGAGTAATTTTTGTCGAGTAAACTGATCCATACCGTTTGTTACTATTTATTATTTGAAAAATTGGAGAATTATTTAAATGTCCGACATGCATAGTCCTTTGCAGGAGGTCGATCCAGCTATTCACACCTTAATCGCGCAGGAAGAAAAGAGTCAAGCTAGTGTTGTTCGCTTAATTGCTTCTGATAACTATATTTCTAAGGCAGTTAAGGAAGCTACTGCTAGTTGTTTTGGGAATAAGTATGCCGAGGGCTATAGTTATGTGTGGAAAGATGGAGAAAGGCAGAGGAAAAACGGCCGCTACTATCAAGGACAAGACTATATTAACGAAGTCGAGACAATTGCCATAGAGCGATGCTTGAAGTTATTCGCTCCTGGCAAAGAAGATCAGTATCATGCCAATGTTCAGCCTCTTAGTGGAGCGCCGGCAAATTTTGCAGTTCTGAACGCTCTGTTAGAACCAGGCGAGCGAATGTTGGGGTTAGCTTTAGAAAGCGGTGGGCATTTGACGCACGGACATAAGGTTAATGTTACTGCCAAATTTTTTTCTGCTAGTCAGTTTAAACTAGGCGCTGATGATAGGCTCGATTACGACTCCATTAGACAAATAGCGCGCGAAGTTCGTCCTAAAGTAATGATAGTTGGGACTACTGCGTACCCAAGAGCTATCGATTTTGCAGTTGTTGGGGATATCGCCAAAGAGGTAGGAGCTTTCCTTGTGGCAGACGTTGCTCATATTAGTGGTTTAGTCGCTACTGGCTGCCATCCGCATCCCTTCCCACATGCAGATGTCATGACCATGACTACGCATAAAGTATTGCGTGGGCCACGGGGTGGTATAATTGTTTGCAAGAAGGAATTAGGCGAAAAAATAGATCGTTCTGTCTTCCCTTCGTTGCAAGGCGGACCTCACATGAATAACATCGCTGGGATAGCCGTTGCGCTTAAAGAGGCTTTGCGCCCTGATTACACTGCCTATGCAAGGCAAGTCGTTGCAAATTCCAAGAAGTTGGCCGATCGCATGCTAGAAAA encodes:
- a CDS encoding Hpt domain-containing protein gives rise to the protein MSSQNNQVLFNEKQLLESVFGDAVFLRKLLDIFLNDSQSLLIEIAEALDMSDGNTLRRKAHSMKNLGRNISSQLLIDIALELEKNGEREVFSEAKEKYPKLRELVFELQRAVRLFIDESIPN
- a CDS encoding serine hydroxymethyltransferase, translated to MSDMHSPLQEVDPAIHTLIAQEEKSQASVVRLIASDNYISKAVKEATASCFGNKYAEGYSYVWKDGERQRKNGRYYQGQDYINEVETIAIERCLKLFAPGKEDQYHANVQPLSGAPANFAVLNALLEPGERMLGLALESGGHLTHGHKVNVTAKFFSASQFKLGADDRLDYDSIRQIAREVRPKVMIVGTTAYPRAIDFAVVGDIAKEVGAFLVADVAHISGLVATGCHPHPFPHADVMTMTTHKVLRGPRGGIIVCKKELGEKIDRSVFPSLQGGPHMNNIAGIAVALKEALRPDYTAYARQVVANSKKLADRMLENGFSLVTGGTDNHMIVCDVTKGSSDIRVQGGTWMANKMEKAGLICNKNSVPGDVKPWVPSGIRVGTPAITTVGFKEAEMVMVGDWIKRVAMHGDDDSVLEAIRNEAAELMSRMSVPL